A genomic stretch from Arachis stenosperma cultivar V10309 chromosome 3, arast.V10309.gnm1.PFL2, whole genome shotgun sequence includes:
- the LOC130966960 gene encoding THO complex subunit 4D codes for MASSLDMSLDDRIKNRSNRGRARGRGRARSGRGASGTLGGGRMNGTVNGRRMMTGAVSAGRMTGAARRGPLMVNARPSSYAIAKSIRRARPFPWQHDLFEDSLRAAGIQGIEVGTKLYVSNLDHGVTNEDIRELFAELGELKRYAVHYDKNGHQSGSAEVVYTRRSDAFAALKRYNNVLLDGKPMKIEIVGANAELPVTARVNVTGVNGQRKRTVVMAPRGGRGGGPAVPNRGAGIGAGWGHRGGPPRSGNGRGRGRGRGRAGVRGRGKKDAVEKSVEQLDKELENYHADAMQF; via the exons ATGGCATCTTCCTTAGACATGTCACTTGATGATAGAATAAAGAACAGGAGTAACAGAGGGAGAGCTAGAGGACGTGGTAGAGCCCGTTCTGGCCGTGGAGCAAGCGGGACTCTTGGTGGTGGGAGAATGAATGGTACTGTTAATGGTAGAAGAATGATGACTGGTGCTGTTAGTGCTGGAAGAATGACTGGTGCTGCTCGCAGAGGTCCTCTAATGGTTAATGCTCGGCCATCGTCTTATGCCATCGCCAAG TCCATTCGCAGAGCCAGGCCTTTTCCATGGCAGCATGATTTATTTGAAGATAGCCTTCGAGCTGCTGGCatacaaggaattgaagttGGCACCAAGTTGTATGTGTCGAACTTGGACCATGGAGTAACCAATGAAGACATAAGG GAACTTTTCGCTGAGCTTGGAGAGTTGAAGCGCTATGCTGTTCATTATGACAAAAATGGGCATCAAAGT GGTTCTGCAGAAGTTGTTTATACTAGAAGAAGTGATGCATTTGCTGCTCTTAAACGATATAACAATGTCCTTTTGGATGGGAAACCTATGAAGATTGAGATTGTTGGTGCCAATGCAGAGTTACCTGTAACGGCTCGTGTGAATGTCACTGGAGTTAATGGGCAGAGGAAACGGACTGTTGTGATGGC GCCAAGAGGAGGGCGAGGTGGAGGTCCTGCTGTCCCTAATCGTGGTGCTGGCATTGGTGCTGG TTGGGGACATCGTGGCGGCCCCCCAAGGAGTGGGAATGGACGAGGTCGAGGTCGGGGGCGTGGCAGGGCCGGCGTCCGAGGCCGTGGGAAAAAGGATGCTGTTGAGAAGTCAGTCGAGCAACTTGATAAAGAATTGGAGAACTATCATGCTGATGCCATGCAGTTCTGA